In Brachypodium distachyon strain Bd21 chromosome 2, Brachypodium_distachyon_v3.0, whole genome shotgun sequence, one genomic interval encodes:
- the LOC100833264 gene encoding probably inactive leucine-rich repeat receptor-like protein kinase At5g48380, which translates to MTNHCPPLRVILLLLLISSCFSSDLDVQCLRSVLRSVIDPNRILISSWNFDNSSTIGYICRFTGVECWHPDENRVLSLRLGNLGLQGSFPQGLQNCSSMTGLDLSSNNFTGPIPLDISREIPYLTLLDLSYNSFSGSIPQNISNMTYLNLLNLQHNQFSGTIPPQFDLLSRLATFNVADNRLSGFIPSSLRKFPASNFAGNQGLCGDPLDECQASSKSKNNSAIVGAIVGVVVVIIIVVIVVFFCLRKLPAKKAKGEDENKWAKSIKGTKAIKVSMFENPVSKIKLSDLMKATDQFSKENIIGTGRTGTMYRAVLPDGSFLAVKRLQDSQHSESQFTSEMKTLGQVRHRNLVPLLGFCIAKREKLLVYKHTPKGSLYDQLHKEGEDCKMDWPLRLRIGIGAAKGLAYLHHTCNPRILHRNISSKCVILDEDYEPKISDFGLARLMNPLDTHLSTFVNGEFGDIGYVAPEYGSTLVATPKGDVYSFGVVLLELITSERPTQVSSAPDNFKGNLVEWIAYLSNKAILQDAIDKSLIGKDHDSELMQFMKVACSCTVSTAKERPTMFEVYQLLRAIGEKYHFSVGDDLMLPPLTTDGETPDELIVAM; encoded by the exons ATGACAAATCATTGTCCTCCTCTGAGGGTTATTCTTCTGCTGTTGTTGATCTCCAGTTGCTTCTCTTCTGATCTTGATGTCCAATGCTTGAGATCTGTACTGCGATCAGTAATTGACCCCAATCGTATACTCATATCCTCATGGAATTTTGACAACAGCAGTACTATTGGTTACATATGCCGATTTACCGGCGTGGAATGTTGGCACCCGGATGAGAACCGAGTTCTTTCTTTGCGCCTCGGCAACCTTGGTCTTCAGGGTTCATTTCCTCAAGGTCTTCAGAATTGTAGCAGTATGACTGGGCTGGATTTGTCAAGTAACAACTTTACAGGACCCATTCCTCTAGACATTTCCCGGGAAATACCATATTTGACATTATTGGACCTCTCCTACAATAGCTTTTCAGGATCCATCCCGCAAAATATTTCAAATATGACATATCTAAACCTCCTCAATCTCCAACATAACCAGTTTAGTGGTACAATTCCACCACAGTTTGATCTTCTTAGTCGGTTAGCTACATTCAATGTCGCAGACAATCGCTTATCAGGGTTTATTCCGTCTTCACTACGAAAATTCCCGGCATCAAACTTCGCCGGAAATCAAGGGCTATGTGGAGATCCATTAGATGAGTGCCAAGCTTCGTCAAAGAGCAAGAACAACTCTGCAATAGTTGGAGCTATAGTTGGTGTTGTGGTCGTGATCATAATTGTTGTAATAGTTGTGTTCTTTTGTCTGCGGAAATTACCAGCCAAGAAGGCTAAAGGTGAGGATGAGAATAAGTGGGCAAAGAGTATCAAAGGAACAAAAGCAATCAAG GTGTCTATGTTTGAGAATCCAGTTTCAAAGATAAAACTAAGTGATCTTATGAAGGCTACCGACCAATTCAGCAAAGAAAACATCATAGGTACTGGGAGGACAGGGACTATGTACAGGGCAGTATTACCTGATGGTTCTTTTCTTGCTGTCAAAAGGCTACAAGATTCACAGCATTCTGAATCACAATTCACTTCAGAGATGAAGACTCTTGGTCAAGTAAGGCATCGCAACTTGGTTCCTCTCCTGGGATTTTGCATTGCTAAGAGGGAGAAGTTGTTGGTGTACAAGCACACGCCGAAAGGTTCACTCTATGATCAGTTACACAAAGAGGGGGAAGATTGTAAGATGGATTGGCCGCTGAGGTTACGAATCGGTATTGGTGCAGCAAAAGGCCTTGCATATCTTCACCACACTTGCAATCCTCGAATTCTTCACCGCAACATAAGCTCCAAATGCGTCATCTTGGATGAGGACTATGAACCAAAGATTTCAGATTTTGGACTTGCTAGACTTATGAATCCCCTAGACACCCATCTAAGCACCTTTGTCAACGGAGAATTTGGAGATATTGGTTATGTGGCACCAGAGTATGGGAGCACTCTGGTGGCCACACCAAAGGGTGACGTCTACAGCTTTGGCGTGGTTTTACTTGAGCTCATCACCAGCGAGAGGCCTACTCAGGTTTCCTCTGCTCCAGATAACTTCAAAGGGAATCTAGTAGAGTGGATTGCTTACCTATCAAACAAAGCAATTCTCCAAGATGCAATCGACAAGTCGTTGATAGGCAAGGATCATGACAGTGAGCTGATGCAATTCATGAAAGTCGCATGTTCTTGCACAGTCTCCACGGCAAAGGAAAGACCCACGATGTTTGAGGTTTATCAGCTCCTTAGGGCCATTGGGGAGAAGTATCATTTCTCGGTTGGTGATGACTTGATGCTGCCACCTCTTACCACAGATGGAGAAACCCCGGACGAGCTCATTGTTGCCATGTAA